Below is a window of Alphaproteobacteria bacterium DNA.
GAAAGTACATTCACCTTGATGCTTTATGCGAATACAGCCACTACATTTATTGCTAGCCTTGTGGCTTTTGTGGTGTGGGAAACGCCATCACAACCTGATCTTCTGACTCTTGTGGCTGTGGGAGGATTTGGTGTTTTCTCTCAGTATTGCAGTGTCACGGCCATGCGACATGCAACACCTTCTTTTCTGGCACCATTTGAATATACGCGAATTTGTTTTGCTATTCCCATTGGGTATATTTTCTTTAATGAAATTCCCGATCTGGGAGTCATTTTGGGAAGTTTGATTATCATATGTGCAACTTACGGCTTGACGCGCATTGAGCAAAAGTAATGTCATAAGGGATTTGTAAAATTTAAAAAACCTCTCCCTTTGTGCTTCCCAAGGGGAGAGGAAATCATATTACTGATTGACAGCGATGCTTGATCGTAAAAGGTTTTTCGTCAAATATCCTTCTACATGTGTTCGCAGTTCAGCTAATTGTCCTGCGAAGAAATGATCCGCCAAGGGAACCATACGGTAGTCGATATTAATGCCACGTTGGAGTTGAAGTTTACTCACTAAATTTGCAACAGAAGTATGGGGAACGATGTCGTCCTTCTCCCCTTGCAAAATTAATCCGGGTACTGGACAAGGAGCTAAGAAACCAAAATCATAACGATCTGCTGGGGGGCTAATGGAAACGAATCCCTCTAATTCAGGACGACGCATCAGAAGTTGCATGCCAATCCACGCTCCAAAAGAAAATCCTGCAACCCAGCATGCGGAGGCATTGGTATTATTGGCTTGGAGCCAGTCAAGAGCGGATGCTGCATCATTGAGCTCTCCTTCCCCATTATCATAAGTTCCTTCGGACCGTCCAACGCCGCGGAAATTAAAACGAAGGGTGTTGAATCCACGTTCTGCAAAACTTCGGTAGAGAGCGTAAACAACTTTATTGTTCATCGTTCCGCCATGTTGGGGGTGGGGATGTAAAATGACTGCAATCGGTGCCCCATCTCGATGGGTTTGGTGATAGCGTCCTTCAATGCGCCCAGCGGAACCATTAAAAATTATTTCTGACACAACGTTTCCTCCTCCCCTTAGATTTTAGGGGCCTTATATAGAGTGGCCCACAAAACAATACTTGACCAATTTAGTCGGAATAGGTATTTCTAGTTCTAGATGTGGATCCATTCCTCAAAATTGGTATCGATATAAAATATAACGATATCGCAAGAAGTGTAACATGGCTTTTCAAGAACAGCTATGAAAAACGAAAGAGATTTTATGCGTTTAAGCACAAAAGCACGATATGCGGTAACAGCAATGGTCGATGTGGCTTTAGAGGAGGGCTCTGGGCCTGTATCTTTGACGACTATTTCCAGTCGCCAAGAGCTTCCTTTGGCTTATTTAGAACAGCTTTTTGGTAAGTTGCGAAAAGCGGGCTTGGTTAAAAGTAGTCGTGGTTCCGCAGGGGGATACGCTTTAAATCATAAAGCTCAAGATGTCTCTATATTAGATATTATTTCAGCAGTGGACACTCCCTTGAAGGCAACGCGCTGTGAACATGAGTCGGCTAACGGCTGTCGTGCAACGGGAGAACGCTGTATCACCCATGACTTATGGGATGAGTTAGGAGCCGTCGTTCAATTGTTTTTGGGTCGAGTCACTTTGGCGGATGTTTGTGAAAATCGCATTGCCGGTATGGGGCGATTTGGAATGTTTATGGATCTCTCTTCCAGCAAAGATCAGCGTGTTGCATGAGTTTGTATTTGGATTACAATGCAACGGCTCCGTTGTGTGAGCAGGCCAAAAAAGTGATGATTGAGGGAATGGATTGGTCTGGGAATGCTTCGTCGGTCCATCACTTTGGGAGACAAGTTCGTCAGAAAATTGAAGAAGCCCGCCAAAATATTGGTGATTTTTTTCAAGTGAAAGCGGGAGATGTTATCTTTACGAGTGGCGCAACAGAAGCCAATCACTTATCTCTTTGCGGGTTTGAGGGGCGCGTAATCGTTTCTGCAATTGAGCATGATTCAATTGATCAAGCCCGTCCAGATAGAGAAGTTTGTCCGGTTGGCCCCAAAGGTACTATCGATTTAAATGCTCTGGAGGTTTTATTACAATCACAGGAAGGTCCTGTTCTCGTTTCGATAATGGCTGCAAATAATGAAACAGGCACGATTCAACCTATAAAAGAAGTTGTGGCCCTTGCGAGAAAGTATAACGCTTTTGTCCATTGTGATGCGGTGCAAGCTATTGGAAGAATACCTTTGTTATGGAATGGAATTGATCTCTTTTCTGTTTCTGCCCACAAGTTGGGGGGGCCCCAAGGTGTTGGAGCATTGATTATGAGAACGGACATGCCTTTAAAAGCACAGTTACGGGGTGGGGGCCAAGAGCGATCGTTTCGATCAGGAACGGAGAATTTTTTGGGCATCTTAGGTTTTGCGGCTGCCGTGATGGCGATAAAAGAGCAAAATTGGAATTTTGTTAAGACTTTGCGAGACAGACTGGAAAGTCAACTGAAGGATCAATGTTCGGATGTCATATTTTTAGGTCATGAGGCCCCGCGCTTACCGAACACTGCAGTTATTGCAATGAAGGGTGTGAAAAGTGCAACGCAAGTTATGAATTTTGATTTAGCCGGGATTGCTATCTCTGCGGGATCGGCTTGCTCATCTGGTAAAGTAAAACGCTCTCGTGTTTTGGCCGCTATGGGGATTGCAGAAGAATTGGCTGCTTGTTCTGTCCGGGTTAGTCTTGGGCCTACGAGTTCAGAAGAATTGATCGATCGATTTGTGGATGTTTGGCTAAACATATATGAGCGAGCTCAGGCAAAATGATAAATGATTTTAGGGTTTTTGGAGACAAAAAAATATGACACCGTCACAACAAATATATTTAGATTATCAGGCAACGACCCCATGTGATCCCCGTGTTGTCGAAAAAATGCTGCCTTATTTCACGCAGATATTTGGCAATCCTCATTCTCGAAATCATCCCCATGGCTGGATGGCTGAAGAAGCGATTGAAAAAGCCAGATCTCAAGTTGCTTCTCTTATTCAAGCCGATCCACGGGAAATTATTTTTACCAGTGGCGCAACAGAGTCAAACAATTTGGCGATAAAGGGCGTGAGTGATTTTTATAAGGATACAAAAAATCATATTATTACGTGTGTTACCGAACATAAATGTGTCTTAGATAGCTGCCGGCATTTAGAAGAGGATGGTTTCAAAGTCACTTACCTTCCTGTCCAACCGAATGGATTAATTGAATTGAATGCCCTTCGAGCTGCAATTCGTCCCGAAACCATTTTGGTTTCAATTATGGCCGTAAATAATGAAATTGGTGTGATCCAACCTCTCAAAGAAATTGGGAAAATATGTCGCGAAGGTGGTGTGTTTTTTCACACGGACGCCGCTCAAGCTGTCGGTAAAATTCCTTTAAATGTTGAAGAAATGAATATCGATCTCCTTAGTATTTCTGGGCATAAAATCTATGGACCGAAGGGCATTGGGGCTCTTTACGTTCGTCGCAAACCACGTGTTCGTCTACAAGCGATTATTAATGGTGGAGGACAAGAACGAGGGATGCGCTCCGGAACTCTTGCAACACCTCTATGTGTTGGTTTAGGGGAAGCTTGTGCAATTGCCCAAGAGGAAATGGCCATGGAATCAGAACGACTTACGGGCTTAAGTGCTCGCCTTTATCACGGATTGACGAGCCAATTGGCTGATGTACAGTTGAATGGTGAGGGGGCCCCCCGCATTCCCGGCAATCTCAATTTAAGTTTTGCTTATGTTGAAGGGGAAGGCTTAATGATGGGCATTAAAGATTTATCTGTTTCTTCCGGTTCAGCATGTACTTCTTCTTCACTTGAGCCTTCTTATGTTTTACGTGCTTTGGGTGTGCAAGAAGAAATGGCTCATACCTCAATTCGTTTTGGAATTGGCCGTTTTACTACAGAAGAAGAAGTCGATATTGCGATTCAAAAAGTTGTGACAGCTGTAAAACGGTTGCGCGAAATGAGCCCTTTGTGGGAGATGGTCCAAGAGGGC
It encodes the following:
- a CDS encoding alpha/beta fold hydrolase — its product is MSEIIFNGSAGRIEGRYHQTHRDGAPIAVILHPHPQHGGTMNNKVVYALYRSFAERGFNTLRFNFRGVGRSEGTYDNGEGELNDAASALDWLQANNTNASACWVAGFSFGAWIGMQLLMRRPELEGFVSISPPADRYDFGFLAPCPVPGLILQGEKDDIVPHTSVANLVSKLQLQRGINIDYRMVPLADHFFAGQLAELRTHVEGYLTKNLLRSSIAVNQ
- a CDS encoding Rrf2 family transcriptional regulator, with translation MRLSTKARYAVTAMVDVALEEGSGPVSLTTISSRQELPLAYLEQLFGKLRKAGLVKSSRGSAGGYALNHKAQDVSILDIISAVDTPLKATRCEHESANGCRATGERCITHDLWDELGAVVQLFLGRVTLADVCENRIAGMGRFGMFMDLSSSKDQRVA
- a CDS encoding cysteine desulfurase is translated as MSLYLDYNATAPLCEQAKKVMIEGMDWSGNASSVHHFGRQVRQKIEEARQNIGDFFQVKAGDVIFTSGATEANHLSLCGFEGRVIVSAIEHDSIDQARPDREVCPVGPKGTIDLNALEVLLQSQEGPVLVSIMAANNETGTIQPIKEVVALARKYNAFVHCDAVQAIGRIPLLWNGIDLFSVSAHKLGGPQGVGALIMRTDMPLKAQLRGGGQERSFRSGTENFLGILGFAAAVMAIKEQNWNFVKTLRDRLESQLKDQCSDVIFLGHEAPRLPNTAVIAMKGVKSATQVMNFDLAGIAISAGSACSSGKVKRSRVLAAMGIAEELAACSVRVSLGPTSSEELIDRFVDVWLNIYERAQAK
- the iscS gene encoding IscS subfamily cysteine desulfurase, with the translated sequence MTPSQQIYLDYQATTPCDPRVVEKMLPYFTQIFGNPHSRNHPHGWMAEEAIEKARSQVASLIQADPREIIFTSGATESNNLAIKGVSDFYKDTKNHIITCVTEHKCVLDSCRHLEEDGFKVTYLPVQPNGLIELNALRAAIRPETILVSIMAVNNEIGVIQPLKEIGKICREGGVFFHTDAAQAVGKIPLNVEEMNIDLLSISGHKIYGPKGIGALYVRRKPRVRLQAIINGGGQERGMRSGTLATPLCVGLGEACAIAQEEMAMESERLTGLSARLYHGLTSQLADVQLNGEGAPRIPGNLNLSFAYVEGEGLMMGIKDLSVSSGSACTSSSLEPSYVLRALGVQEEMAHTSIRFGIGRFTTEEEVDIAIQKVVTAVKRLREMSPLWEMVQEGVDLKNIKWSDH